A genomic window from Agrobacterium larrymoorei includes:
- a CDS encoding VOC family protein gives MIPLKGLYETHLTVSNLDRSIDFYRDIVGLELAHVIAERNVAFFWVAGRETAMLGLWSIHSSPLRNRLHIAFQTSLEQLLKASDYLRSREITPRDGAGSEIEEPIIFPWMPAASVYFEDPDGHSLEYIALLPDQPRRDIAGTLTFSQWKQLAAGQS, from the coding sequence ATGATCCCCCTCAAAGGTCTCTACGAAACCCATTTGACGGTTTCGAACCTCGATCGATCCATCGATTTCTACCGCGATATAGTAGGACTGGAGCTGGCACATGTGATAGCCGAGCGAAACGTTGCTTTCTTCTGGGTTGCTGGTCGCGAGACCGCGATGCTCGGCCTGTGGTCGATACACAGTTCTCCCCTGCGAAACCGGCTGCACATCGCTTTCCAAACGAGCCTTGAGCAATTGCTGAAGGCGTCCGACTATCTGCGTTCCAGAGAAATCACTCCACGCGACGGAGCAGGATCGGAAATCGAAGAGCCCATAATCTTCCCCTGGATGCCCGCGGCCAGCGTTTACTTTGAGGATCCCGATGGCCATTCACTGGAGTATATTGCACTCCTGCCCGATCAGCCTCGTAGAGACATAGCTGGGACGCTCACGTTTTCTCAGTGGAAACAGCTGGCGGCTGGCCAATCATAA
- a CDS encoding glycoside hydrolase family 25 protein encodes MRRLIPALLGTLLVLSGCTSTSYDFLETASVARPKFKDNDPHDFGRDSPHRHEVHGIDVSKWNGEIEWATVRKSGISFAFIKATEGTDRLDSRFDEYWRGAAAAGVPHAPYHFYYFCAPADAQADWFIRNVPKESMKLPPVLDVEWNPASPTCKTRPSPDVVRSEIQRFLTRIENYYGMRPIIYTSVDFHRDNLVGQFKNYHFWVRSVAAHPSEIYPQRQWAFWQYTGTGIIPGISTPTDINVFSGSEKNWRTWVASASNARS; translated from the coding sequence ATGCGGCGGCTCATTCCGGCTCTTCTTGGCACCTTGCTGGTCCTCAGTGGCTGCACCTCGACCAGTTACGATTTCCTGGAGACCGCCTCGGTCGCACGACCGAAGTTCAAGGATAACGATCCGCACGATTTCGGCCGCGATTCACCACACAGGCACGAAGTCCACGGCATCGACGTTTCCAAGTGGAATGGCGAGATCGAGTGGGCGACCGTGCGCAAGTCCGGCATATCCTTCGCCTTCATCAAGGCCACCGAAGGCACCGATCGCCTCGATTCCCGTTTCGATGAATACTGGCGCGGCGCGGCCGCCGCCGGCGTGCCGCACGCGCCTTACCACTTCTATTACTTCTGCGCGCCAGCCGATGCGCAGGCCGACTGGTTCATCCGCAACGTTCCGAAGGAATCGATGAAGCTGCCGCCGGTTCTCGATGTGGAGTGGAACCCCGCCTCCCCGACGTGCAAGACGCGCCCATCGCCCGATGTGGTCCGCTCCGAAATCCAGCGCTTCCTCACCCGCATCGAAAACTATTACGGCATGCGCCCGATCATCTATACCAGCGTGGATTTCCACCGGGACAATCTGGTCGGCCAGTTCAAGAACTATCACTTCTGGGTTCGCTCGGTCGCGGCTCATCCATCGGAAATTTATCCGCAGCGCCAATGGGCCTTCTGGCAATATACCGGCACCGGCATCATCCCCGGCATCAGCACACCCACCGATATCAATGTCTTCTCTGGAAGCGAGAAGAACTGGCGCACATGGGTCGCGTCTGCCTCCAACGCCCGCAGTTGA
- a CDS encoding lytic murein transglycosylase, with amino-acid sequence MFSFSQRSLVLAATLFALSCGSALAVTPTVSPDDPKQVPCGGDLSTFLKGVKDEAVAKGVSAEAVDKALAGAQIDQKVLSRDRAQGVFRQTFLEFSQRTVSQGRLDMGRKKLQEYSSTFKRAEDEFGVPAGVIAAFWAMETDFGAVQGDFNTRNALVTLSHDCRRPELFRPQLIALTEMVQHGDLDPATNTGAWAGEIGQVQMLPKDIIAFGVDGDGDGHVNVKGSAPDAILTAAKFIQHLGFKKGEPWIQEVAVPENLPWEKSGLGGTMTAGDWFNLGVTPRDGDKKFANLQAALIMPQGRKGPTFLTYPNFNIYLEWNQSFIYTTSAAYFATRLMGAPVYNKGNPDPGLNDAEMKELQTKLDAKTHDVGKIDGILGSGTRIAVQREQQRLGLPADGWPTRELLDKL; translated from the coding sequence ATGTTCAGCTTCTCGCAACGCAGCCTGGTTCTTGCTGCCACTCTCTTTGCCTTGTCCTGCGGATCCGCACTGGCCGTTACCCCAACCGTCTCTCCCGATGATCCGAAGCAGGTTCCCTGCGGTGGCGATCTTTCGACCTTCCTCAAGGGCGTAAAGGATGAAGCTGTTGCCAAGGGTGTATCGGCAGAGGCTGTCGATAAGGCGCTCGCCGGTGCCCAGATCGACCAGAAGGTTCTGTCTCGCGATCGCGCCCAGGGCGTCTTCCGCCAGACCTTCCTCGAATTCTCGCAGCGCACCGTCAGCCAGGGCCGTCTGGATATGGGCCGCAAGAAGCTTCAGGAATATTCCTCAACCTTCAAACGCGCCGAAGACGAGTTCGGTGTGCCCGCTGGCGTCATCGCCGCTTTCTGGGCCATGGAAACCGATTTCGGCGCCGTACAGGGCGATTTCAACACCCGCAATGCGCTGGTCACGCTGTCGCATGATTGCCGCCGTCCGGAGCTCTTCCGTCCACAGCTGATCGCACTCACCGAAATGGTCCAGCATGGCGACCTTGATCCTGCGACAAACACCGGCGCATGGGCCGGCGAAATCGGCCAGGTGCAGATGCTGCCGAAGGACATCATCGCTTTCGGCGTCGATGGTGATGGCGATGGCCACGTCAACGTCAAGGGTAGCGCACCGGACGCGATTCTGACGGCTGCGAAGTTCATCCAGCATCTCGGCTTCAAGAAAGGCGAGCCCTGGATCCAGGAAGTTGCGGTGCCTGAAAACCTGCCATGGGAGAAATCCGGCCTCGGCGGCACCATGACCGCTGGTGACTGGTTCAATCTCGGTGTCACCCCGCGCGATGGCGACAAGAAGTTTGCCAATCTCCAGGCAGCGCTCATCATGCCGCAGGGCCGCAAGGGACCGACCTTCCTCACCTACCCGAACTTCAACATCTATCTCGAGTGGAACCAGTCCTTCATCTACACGACTTCCGCCGCCTATTTCGCGACGCGACTGATGGGCGCTCCGGTCTATAACAAGGGCAACCCCGACCCCGGCCTCAATGATGCCGAGATGAAGGAACTGCAGACGAAGCTCGATGCCAAGACGCATGATGTCGGCAAGATCGACGGCATTCTCGGCTCCGGTACGCGCATCGCCGTTCAGCGCGAACAGCAGCGTCTGGGCCTTCCAGCCGATGGCTGGCCGACCCGCGAGCTCCTCGACAAGCTTTGA
- a CDS encoding DUF3419 family protein: MTSAAPKTGFSNNTKLKAALLQHKALSTSGLSERLFGMLFSGLVYPQIWEDPDVDMQAMELREGHSIVTIGSGGCNALAYLSQSPKSIDVVDLNPHHIALNRLKLAAFRHLPSHGDVVRQFGKANIGSNSEGYDRFIAPNLDAQTRAYWSKRTIAGRRRISVFDRNIYRTGLLGRFIGAGHLLARLHGVKLQDIAKTHSIEEQRQFFDEKVAPLFDKPMIRWLTKRKSSLFGLGIPPRQYDELASLSDGNTIAPVLRRRLEKLACDFSLKDNYFAWQAFARRYPEPGEGTLPDYLKPEYYDAIRKNADRVTVHHATFTELLASKPASSVDRYVLLDAQDWMSDVQINELWAQISRTAAPDARVIFRTAAEKSVIEGRISPDIRAQWSYLENRSLQLNAKDRSAIYGGFHIYQRASA, from the coding sequence ATGACGAGTGCTGCCCCCAAAACCGGCTTCAGCAATAACACCAAGCTCAAAGCTGCGCTCCTCCAGCACAAGGCGCTTTCGACCAGCGGCCTGTCGGAGCGTCTGTTCGGCATGCTGTTTTCCGGCCTCGTCTATCCACAGATCTGGGAAGACCCCGATGTCGACATGCAGGCCATGGAGCTTCGCGAAGGCCACAGCATCGTTACTATCGGCTCAGGGGGCTGCAATGCGCTGGCCTACCTCTCGCAAAGCCCGAAAAGCATCGATGTGGTCGATCTCAACCCTCACCACATTGCGCTGAACCGGCTGAAGCTCGCAGCCTTCCGCCACCTGCCGAGCCATGGCGATGTCGTGCGCCAATTCGGCAAGGCCAATATCGGCTCCAACAGCGAAGGCTATGACCGCTTCATCGCCCCGAACCTCGATGCGCAGACACGCGCCTACTGGTCGAAGCGCACGATTGCAGGACGCCGTCGCATCTCCGTTTTCGATCGCAACATCTACCGTACCGGACTGCTTGGCCGCTTCATCGGCGCCGGACACCTCCTGGCGCGCTTGCACGGCGTCAAGCTTCAGGACATCGCCAAGACGCATTCGATAGAAGAGCAGCGCCAGTTCTTCGATGAAAAGGTGGCACCTCTCTTCGACAAGCCGATGATCCGCTGGCTGACCAAGCGCAAGAGTTCGCTCTTCGGCCTCGGCATCCCGCCGCGCCAATATGACGAACTCGCCAGCCTCTCGGACGGCAACACCATCGCGCCCGTTTTGCGCAGGCGCCTGGAAAAGCTCGCCTGCGACTTCTCCCTGAAAGACAACTACTTTGCCTGGCAGGCTTTTGCCCGCCGTTATCCCGAGCCCGGCGAAGGCACGCTACCGGATTATTTGAAGCCCGAATATTACGACGCCATCCGAAAGAATGCCGATCGCGTCACCGTCCATCATGCCACCTTCACCGAACTTCTGGCCTCCAAGCCCGCCTCGTCGGTGGATCGCTATGTGCTGCTCGACGCGCAGGACTGGATGAGCGACGTGCAGATCAATGAGTTGTGGGCGCAGATCAGCCGCACTGCGGCACCCGATGCCCGCGTGATCTTCCGCACGGCCGCAGAAAAGAGTGTGATCGAGGGCCGGATCTCGCCCGACATTCGCGCCCAGTGGTCCTATCTCGAGAACCGCTCGCTGCAACTCAACGCAAAGGATCGCTCCGCCATCTATGGCGGCTTCCACATCTATCAGAGGGCATCGGCATGA
- a CDS encoding class I SAM-dependent methyltransferase encodes MKSIGDSVGLANAQHATLMDRMYRHQRHIYDITRKYYLLGRDRTIERLDIPHGGSLLEVGCGTGRNLLLAARHFPLAKLYGLDISAEMLTTAAENFAGKKARPTLRVSDATTFRLSEFGRSEGFDRIMISYAISMIPEWEKAVERALLSLAPGGSLHIVDFGQQEHLPVWFRSLLQAWLTKFHVTPRANLRYVLETLAGSHNASLEFEPIARGYAWRAVLTMPKS; translated from the coding sequence ATGAAGAGCATCGGAGACAGTGTGGGCCTTGCAAACGCCCAGCATGCCACCCTGATGGACAGAATGTACCGTCATCAGCGGCACATCTATGACATCACCCGCAAATACTATCTGCTCGGTCGTGACCGCACGATCGAACGTCTGGATATTCCCCATGGCGGTAGCCTTCTCGAAGTCGGTTGCGGCACAGGCCGCAATCTTCTGCTCGCAGCCCGTCATTTTCCGCTCGCCAAGCTCTACGGTCTCGATATCTCCGCCGAGATGCTGACCACGGCAGCGGAGAACTTTGCGGGCAAGAAGGCACGTCCAACGCTGCGCGTTTCCGACGCCACCACCTTCAGGCTCAGCGAGTTTGGACGCAGCGAGGGGTTCGATCGCATCATGATCTCCTATGCGATCTCGATGATTCCCGAATGGGAAAAGGCAGTGGAACGCGCCCTCCTGTCGCTGGCACCCGGCGGATCGCTGCACATCGTCGATTTCGGCCAGCAGGAACACCTGCCCGTCTGGTTCCGCAGCCTGCTACAGGCGTGGCTGACGAAGTTCCACGTCACGCCACGCGCAAACCTGCGCTACGTTTTGGAGACGCTTGCCGGAAGCCATAATGCATCGCTGGAATTTGAACCGATCGCCCGCGGTTACGCCTGGCGCGCAGTGCTGACCATGCCGAAGAGTTGA
- the metF gene encoding methylenetetrahydrofolate reductase [NAD(P)H] yields the protein MTKTEIDRNPSSDFKLSFEFFPPKSPDMDVQLWETVEELSRWNPDFVSVTYGAGGTTKAPTLEAVRRMISVAGLSTASHLTCVDASKRETHEVVEELRNVGVTHFVALRGDPATGIGTAYKPHPEGYENAAALVRGLKELGDFEISVSSYPEKHPESESNAVDIEMLKLKADNGATRALTQFFFDNDIFERYMERVTRAGIKIPVVPGIMPIQNLTQLKRFAGRCGTSIPAFLDERFAGYDDDPAGRAKVAADVAAEQIFDLQRRGVNEFHLYTMNRAPLVNAVLENVGFRPARKSAA from the coding sequence ATGACCAAGACAGAGATCGACCGCAACCCCTCCAGCGACTTCAAGCTCTCCTTCGAGTTCTTCCCGCCAAAGAGCCCCGATATGGATGTGCAGCTTTGGGAGACAGTGGAAGAACTGTCTCGCTGGAACCCGGATTTCGTATCCGTGACCTATGGGGCAGGGGGCACCACCAAGGCGCCGACGCTGGAAGCGGTTCGGCGGATGATCTCCGTTGCAGGCTTGTCGACGGCATCGCACCTGACCTGCGTCGATGCCAGCAAGCGCGAGACCCACGAGGTCGTGGAAGAGTTGCGCAATGTCGGTGTTACGCATTTCGTTGCACTTCGCGGTGATCCTGCCACGGGGATCGGTACGGCTTATAAGCCGCATCCGGAAGGTTACGAAAATGCCGCTGCCCTGGTCCGCGGGCTCAAGGAGCTGGGAGACTTCGAAATTTCGGTGTCCTCTTATCCCGAGAAGCATCCCGAGAGCGAAAGCAATGCCGTCGATATCGAGATGCTGAAGCTCAAGGCGGATAACGGCGCAACGCGGGCGCTGACACAATTCTTCTTCGACAATGACATCTTCGAGCGTTACATGGAGCGCGTTACCAGGGCTGGTATCAAGATACCGGTCGTGCCGGGTATCATGCCAATCCAGAACCTCACGCAGTTGAAGCGTTTTGCCGGTCGCTGCGGCACCAGCATTCCAGCCTTTCTCGATGAGCGCTTTGCCGGTTATGACGACGATCCGGCCGGTCGTGCCAAGGTTGCCGCCGATGTGGCTGCCGAGCAGATCTTCGACCTGCAGCGTCGCGGCGTTAACGAATTCCATCTCTACACGATGAACCGCGCACCGCTTGTGAATGCGGTTCTTGAGAATGTCGGCTTTCGCCCGGCACGCAAATCCGCCGCCTGA
- a CDS encoding J domain-containing protein, translating into MMFDFACLQISSLWERLLGAIGEAAGNVLGRVIEAVRTVFEGDPETRRKVSFSVAIIALSAKMAKADGVVNDAEVRAFRQIFDFPEEEAKNVARLYNLARQDVAGYEAYAERLAGLCGTGRENCEMLESVVDGLFHIAKADGLIHEREMAFLGRIAEIFRITEDHFETIMARHVHMEGRDPYRVLGVSPSDDFSDIRKRYRLLVAEHHPDKLIARGVPMELHAAANERMAALNAAYAAIERERRVA; encoded by the coding sequence ATGATGTTCGATTTCGCCTGTTTGCAAATTTCATCCCTCTGGGAGCGGCTGCTCGGCGCGATCGGCGAAGCGGCAGGAAACGTCCTGGGTCGCGTGATCGAAGCGGTCCGCACCGTCTTCGAAGGCGATCCGGAGACTCGCCGCAAGGTGTCCTTCTCCGTCGCGATCATTGCTCTTTCCGCAAAGATGGCAAAGGCCGACGGTGTCGTGAACGATGCCGAGGTACGCGCCTTTCGCCAGATATTCGATTTTCCCGAAGAAGAAGCCAAGAACGTTGCACGGCTTTATAACCTCGCGCGGCAGGACGTCGCCGGTTACGAAGCCTATGCCGAGCGCCTTGCAGGACTCTGCGGCACGGGGCGTGAAAACTGCGAGATGCTGGAGAGCGTCGTGGACGGCCTGTTCCACATCGCCAAGGCCGATGGCCTGATCCATGAACGTGAGATGGCCTTCCTTGGCCGGATCGCGGAAATCTTCCGGATTACCGAGGATCATTTCGAAACGATCATGGCGCGCCATGTCCATATGGAAGGGCGCGATCCCTACCGCGTGCTCGGCGTTTCTCCGTCCGACGACTTCTCCGATATCCGCAAGCGCTACCGTCTGCTGGTGGCCGAGCATCATCCCGACAAGCTCATTGCCCGTGGCGTTCCTATGGAATTGCATGCGGCTGCGAATGAGCGTATGGCGGCACTCAATGCCGCCTATGCGGCCATCGAGAGAGAACGCCGCGTCGCATGA
- a CDS encoding ArsR/SmtB family transcription factor — MALGLDNLVDLLKAAGEPTRFRLLALLSAGDLTVTDLTEILGQSQPRISRHLKLLAEEDLIDRYQEGAWAYFRLKQDGKSAELVKQLLSLASSADAVLSRDNERLAAVKRVRATRAQEYFSRNASAWDELRRLHVSDEAVDAALLKLIGTTPVDSMLDLGTGTGRILQLLSGIYRRAIGIDASRDMLAVARSNLDKAGVAHASVRHGDILNLPLEGQDFDLVVVHQVLHFLDHPEMAIAEAARMLRPNGRLVIIDLAPHSLEYLREEHAHVRLGFSNQTMEEWLKKAGLTPEKSMDLHSGKASAQSLDVTIWVARDPRLLIAGDQSAEPQFVSAGRA, encoded by the coding sequence TTGGCGCTTGGACTGGATAATCTGGTGGATCTGTTGAAGGCAGCGGGGGAGCCGACGCGGTTTCGCTTGCTGGCACTGCTGTCTGCGGGAGATTTAACGGTCACCGACCTCACCGAAATTCTCGGGCAGTCGCAGCCGCGCATCTCTCGTCACCTCAAGCTTCTGGCGGAAGAAGATCTGATCGACCGCTATCAGGAAGGTGCCTGGGCTTACTTTCGCCTGAAGCAGGATGGCAAGTCTGCCGAACTGGTCAAGCAGCTGCTATCGCTTGCTTCTTCCGCAGATGCCGTTTTGTCGCGTGATAATGAGCGACTTGCAGCCGTCAAGCGTGTGCGGGCGACGCGCGCGCAGGAATATTTCAGCCGCAACGCCTCTGCCTGGGACGAGCTTCGCCGCCTGCATGTCAGCGATGAGGCGGTCGACGCGGCACTTTTGAAGCTCATCGGCACCACACCGGTGGATTCGATGCTCGATCTGGGAACGGGGACGGGCCGGATCCTGCAATTGCTGAGTGGCATCTATCGTCGCGCCATCGGCATCGATGCCAGCCGCGACATGCTGGCTGTGGCGCGCTCCAATCTGGATAAGGCGGGTGTGGCGCATGCGTCCGTGCGTCACGGCGATATTCTCAACCTGCCGCTGGAAGGCCAGGATTTCGATCTGGTCGTCGTCCACCAGGTCCTGCACTTTCTCGATCATCCGGAAATGGCAATCGCCGAGGCGGCGCGTATGCTGCGCCCCAATGGCCGTTTGGTGATCATCGATCTGGCGCCGCATTCGCTGGAATATCTGCGTGAAGAGCATGCCCATGTCCGCCTGGGCTTCTCGAACCAGACCATGGAAGAGTGGCTGAAGAAGGCCGGGCTCACGCCGGAAAAGTCGATGGACTTGCATTCCGGCAAGGCGTCCGCCCAGTCGCTCGACGTCACCATCTGGGTTGCACGCGACCCGCGTCTGCTGATTGCCGGGGATCAATCGGCAGAGCCCCAATTCGTTTCCGCCGGGAGGGCATGA
- a CDS encoding pyrophosphate--fructose-6-phosphate 1-phosphotransferase, producing MAKQKVAMLTAGGLAPCLSSAVGGLIERYTDIAPEIDIVAYRSGYQGVLLGDSVAITKEMREKAPLLHRYGGSPIGNSRVKLTNAADCAKRGLVKEGENPLQVAADRLAKDGVTILHTIGGDDTNTTAADLAAYLGANGYDLTVVGLPKTVDNDVVPIKQSLGAWTAAEVGANFFDNVSNEQSAAPKTFVIHEVMGRHCGWLTAATARAYIQKVKSNDYVEGLLMGEELKRIDGLYLPEMAFDIQAEAARLKKIMEKNGFVTLFVSEGAGLDSIVAEREAAGEAVKRDAFGHVKIDTINVGGWFQKQFASLIGAERTMVQKSGYYARSAPANGEDLRLIHSMVDLAVESALNKVSGVTGHDEDQGGKLRTIEFPRIKGGKHFDISAPWFSEVMDHIGQPFKAA from the coding sequence ATGGCCAAACAAAAAGTCGCAATGTTGACCGCAGGCGGACTGGCGCCCTGCCTCTCGTCTGCCGTGGGCGGATTGATCGAACGTTACACCGACATCGCTCCCGAAATCGACATCGTGGCCTATCGCTCCGGCTATCAGGGCGTGCTCCTTGGCGACAGCGTCGCAATTACCAAAGAGATGCGTGAAAAGGCTCCTCTGCTGCATCGCTATGGCGGCTCCCCGATCGGCAACAGCCGCGTGAAGCTCACCAATGCCGCCGATTGCGCCAAGCGTGGATTGGTGAAGGAAGGCGAAAACCCCTTGCAAGTGGCTGCAGATCGTCTGGCCAAGGACGGCGTCACCATTCTTCACACGATCGGCGGCGACGACACCAATACCACCGCTGCCGACCTTGCCGCCTATCTCGGAGCCAATGGTTACGACCTCACCGTCGTCGGCCTTCCCAAGACGGTCGATAATGACGTGGTCCCGATCAAGCAGTCGCTTGGCGCCTGGACGGCGGCGGAAGTCGGCGCAAACTTCTTTGACAATGTCAGCAACGAACAGAGTGCCGCGCCCAAGACCTTCGTCATTCACGAAGTCATGGGCCGCCACTGCGGCTGGCTGACGGCCGCCACCGCACGCGCCTATATCCAGAAGGTCAAGAGCAACGACTATGTCGAAGGCTTGCTGATGGGCGAAGAGTTGAAGCGCATCGACGGTCTTTACCTGCCTGAAATGGCCTTCGACATCCAGGCGGAAGCGGCCCGCCTGAAGAAAATCATGGAGAAGAATGGCTTCGTCACCCTCTTCGTTTCCGAAGGTGCAGGCCTCGATTCGATCGTGGCGGAGCGTGAAGCGGCCGGCGAAGCGGTCAAACGCGATGCCTTCGGCCATGTGAAGATCGACACGATCAATGTCGGTGGCTGGTTCCAGAAACAGTTCGCGAGCCTGATCGGCGCCGAGCGCACCATGGTACAGAAGTCCGGCTACTATGCCCGCTCGGCCCCGGCCAACGGAGAGGATCTACGCTTGATCCACAGCATGGTGGATCTGGCAGTCGAAAGCGCCCTCAACAAGGTCTCCGGCGTGACTGGCCATGATGAGGATCAGGGCGGCAAGCTGCGCACCATCGAGTTCCCGCGCATCAAGGGCGGCAAGCATTTCGATATTTCCGCACCTTGGTTCTCCGAGGTGATGGACCATATCGGCCAGCCCTTCAAAGCGGCGTAA
- a CDS encoding lytic transglycosylase domain-containing protein — protein MIFSGNLRRKSASLLSSTMGLTLALAGCTSVEYSANSDVHSPKIAAAPVAAQATAAGPVAPGTQATNEVQQSGPVAAAETNATTVASPVQVASNSATSPMPSTPAVKGGRVALPPAAEIAAAAAISAQMQSPTGAPQMASATTAATLGATPVAATAMTTNHAAGLQAAANTSATASLPQVVAVKGSFPPAPPPPGTPSAAPVQLTEDMVRVQTIVPLPKPDSTVLAYASAPQNAALAAISTREGLSTGPQPVGREKLSGLISKYATMYSVPEDLVHRVVMRESRYNPGAYNRGHFGLMQIKHATARSMGFNGPASGLFDAETNLRYAVKYLSGAWKVSENDRDGAVRLYARGYYYDAKRKGMLHVLRQ, from the coding sequence ATGATATTTTCTGGCAATTTGCGCCGTAAATCGGCGTCACTTTTGTCGTCCACCATGGGCTTGACGCTGGCTTTGGCAGGATGCACCAGCGTCGAATATTCAGCAAATTCCGACGTTCATTCCCCCAAGATTGCGGCCGCACCGGTTGCGGCACAGGCGACAGCGGCAGGCCCAGTGGCCCCCGGCACGCAGGCGACAAACGAGGTCCAGCAGTCCGGCCCCGTAGCAGCGGCAGAGACGAATGCGACGACAGTCGCCTCCCCGGTTCAGGTCGCATCCAATTCCGCGACAAGCCCTATGCCCTCCACTCCAGCCGTCAAGGGCGGTCGTGTCGCCCTTCCTCCGGCAGCAGAGATTGCAGCCGCAGCCGCGATTTCGGCGCAGATGCAATCGCCGACAGGCGCTCCGCAAATGGCATCGGCCACAACGGCAGCGACGCTCGGCGCAACACCTGTCGCCGCAACCGCGATGACGACCAATCACGCAGCCGGTCTACAGGCCGCGGCAAACACCTCCGCCACCGCTTCCCTGCCGCAGGTCGTGGCTGTCAAGGGCTCCTTCCCTCCTGCCCCGCCACCACCCGGCACGCCATCGGCAGCGCCAGTGCAGTTGACGGAAGACATGGTGCGCGTGCAGACGATCGTGCCGCTGCCCAAGCCTGATAGCACCGTCCTCGCCTATGCATCCGCTCCGCAAAATGCGGCATTGGCTGCGATCAGCACCCGCGAAGGTCTCAGCACCGGGCCGCAGCCCGTCGGGCGCGAGAAGCTCAGCGGCCTGATCTCCAAATACGCGACCATGTATAGCGTCCCGGAAGATCTGGTGCACCGCGTCGTCATGCGCGAAAGCCGCTATAATCCAGGCGCCTATAATCGCGGCCACTTTGGTCTGATGCAGATCAAGCATGCCACGGCCCGTTCCATGGGCTTCAATGGCCCTGCCTCCGGCCTGTTCGATGCCGAAACCAATCTGCGCTACGCCGTCAAATATCTGAGCGGCGCCTGGAAGGTATCCGAAAACGATCGCGATGGCGCCGTTCGCCTTTATGCACGCGGCTATTACTACGATGCCAAGCGCAAGGGCATGCTCCACGTCCTGCGCCAGTAA
- a CDS encoding LysE family translocator, with amino-acid sequence MSAQVWLVFCAACAILFALPSPIAFKVANYAAVRGKRTMIASVSGATLGAMTTFTAAAIVMAGAPFVPSSFLDVIQWAGIGWLMLFGLWTIATPAARESQAENDNLRARTLGAIFVDCFVLAALRLRYFAFFIAFLSLFINRSRDVVDMLTQMQAATLVMSLICLTLQATFARSTIAMVRRASATKKVRNTRGTRFITGRAVSAGYRRIAA; translated from the coding sequence ATGTCCGCACAAGTCTGGCTGGTGTTCTGCGCAGCCTGTGCCATTCTTTTTGCGCTGCCATCGCCCATTGCTTTCAAGGTTGCAAACTATGCAGCGGTCCGCGGCAAGCGCACCATGATCGCTTCGGTGAGCGGCGCGACGCTTGGTGCCATGACGACATTTACGGCGGCGGCTATCGTGATGGCTGGCGCGCCCTTTGTGCCTTCGTCTTTTCTCGACGTCATTCAATGGGCCGGCATCGGCTGGCTGATGCTCTTCGGTCTCTGGACGATCGCAACGCCTGCCGCCCGCGAATCCCAAGCGGAAAACGACAATCTGCGCGCCAGAACACTCGGTGCCATTTTCGTCGATTGCTTCGTCCTGGCGGCACTGCGCCTCCGCTACTTCGCCTTCTTCATCGCTTTCCTGTCGCTGTTCATCAACCGCTCGCGTGACGTGGTGGACATGTTGACGCAGATGCAGGCTGCGACCCTCGTCATGTCTCTTATATGCCTGACGTTACAGGCCACGTTTGCACGCTCGACCATCGCTATGGTGCGCCGCGCATCGGCGACGAAAAAGGTCAGAAACACCCGCGGAACACGCTTCATTACCGGCCGGGCAGTCTCCGCCGGCTACCGCCGCATCGCCGCCTGA